Genomic DNA from Myxococcaceae bacterium JPH2:
GCCCGTGTGGCTGCAAGTCTTCGAGATTCTCTTCGTGGTCGACCTGGTGAGCTACTGGGTGCACCGCGCCTTCCACCAGGTTCCCTGGATGTGGAAATTCCACGCGATCCACCACTCCAGTTTGCAGATGGACTGGCTGGCCAGCTCGCGCTCACACCTGGTGGATGTGCTCATCAACCGGGTGGCGGGGTTCGTCCCCGCGTTCCTCCTGGGGTTCAGCCCCTCCGCCATCTACGGCTACCTGGTCTTCGTCTCGTTCCACGCTGTCTACATTCACGCCAACGTGAGCCATCGCTGGCCGTACCTGCGTTGGGTGTTCGCGACGCCGGAGTTCCACCACTGGCACCACACGTCGGACGAGGAAGGCATCGACAAGAACTTCGCGGTCTTCCTCTCGTTCATCGACGTCATCTTCGGCACCGCGCACCTCCCCGCGCACTGGCCCTCGCGCTATGGAACGACGAAGTTCCAGCCGCCCGAGACGTATCTGGGGCAGCTCGCCTATCCGTTCCAGCGGCACGAAGAGACGCCTTACGGGTAGGCCGACGTTCTCGGGCCTGGGTGGCTGGCTACAACATCCACCGCCAGGACAATCCGAGCAGCGTGGTGTAGCCCACCACCGAGCGCTCGATGCGCCCCTCAGGGGACAGGAAGAAGACGGTGGGGAACATGTTCACCCGCCACGCTTCCTGGAGCGAGTCGTCCCCGAGGAGCACGGGGTAGTCCACCGCGTGCTCCTGGGTGAAGCGCCGTACGGCGGCCACATCGTCATAGGCCAGCGCGACGGACACGACGTGCGCGGAGTCTCCCGCGAGGCGTCGCAGCTGCGAGAGGTTCGAGGACTCCGCGCCGCACACGCCGCACCACGGTGCCCAGAAGGCGAGCACCACCGGCTTGCCGCGCAACGAGGCGAGCGACACGGTCTCGCCCGAGAGGCTCGTGAGGGTGAAGTCCGGAGCCTGTGTGCCTGCGCCTGGCAGATGCCGTGTCTGCCAGGCCGCCACCGCGGTGATGACGAGCGCCACGAGGGCCAGGTCCACGCCCCACCGCACCCACCAGCGCTGTCGTGCTCGGGCCCATGCGGCCCGTACTCGCTCCAGCGCTCCAGTGCCTGCCGTCTGCATGGCGTATCTCCAGGAAGGGCTCGTGGGCGCTCACGGCCCGCGCGTCACGAGCCCATCCTGACATTGCCCAGGGCCCTCCGGGGGGAAGGCTCGTGGGGGAGCGAGCGGTCAGACGGGGTGAGGCAGCTCCTCAGCGGCCCACGGGCCGGTCCTCACGCTCGCGCTGTCCTGGCGGTGTGTACGCCCCAGCGCCTTGCTCACGGCGTGTCCGGCGCGCTCCAGGGCTCGGTCCACCGCCGCGGCGTAGCTGGCGTCCATCGCCTCCGAGGCGAGCTGGCCCCCATGCTCCAGGCGCACGGTCACCTTCGCCACCTTGTCCACGCCTCCGCGTGGGCCGTTGATGTCTTCCAAGCGCACCGTCACCTCGCGGACCCGGTCCGACAGTCGTCCCATGGCGAAGCGCGCGCGGCGCTCGACGTGGGTGCGAAGGGTCTCGGTCAGGGTGAAGTGTCGGGCTCGGATTTCGATTCGCATCCTCGGCTCCTCATGGCCCACCATGGGCCTCCCCTCTTCTCTGTCGGCTGACGACTTTCGGCGCCAATAGGAAAACCACTGAGGATGCTTCGAAAAAACGAAGGTCTCCTGCGGGAATGAGGAGGGCGTCGGGATGTTGGCTCCGGGCCAGGGTTCAGGTCGCGAAGGGCATCCGTGTGCCCTATGACCGAGACATCGCCGAGAGATGCTGGAGGACGGCGCGAGCGCGCCATGGCCTTACGTCCCCTGTGCGCTGGCGTCATGGATGCTGCGGCTGTCGGTCGGCGCTTCGGTGCGCTCGTGCATGCCGTAGTCGCGCAGCACCTGCGCCACGCGCAGTCGGTAGCCGGCAAACACGCCGTCGCGACCGTTGGCCTGCGCCTCTCGATGCGCCACCGAGTTGCGCCAGGCGAGCACCGCCGCCTCATCGCGAAAGAACGACAGCGACAGCAGCTTGCCGGGGTTCGTCAGACTCTGGAATCGCTCCACGGAGACGAAGCCGTCGATCTGCCGCAGGGTGGGCAACAGCTGCGCGCCAAGGTCGAGGTAGGAATCCTGCCGGCCTGGCGCCGGCTCGACTTCAAAGATGACCGCAATCATGGTGGCTCCCGGTGGAGTGAATCGGGTGGGCGATGGTGTCAGCCGAAGCGAGGCATGCGCGCATTGACTGAAGGTCGATAGGAGAAGCGCTGCGCCAACGCGGCTGGCTGGATGCCGCGCGCCAGCAGCGCCGTCACGGTGGCCGAGGCCAGGGCCTGCGCCAGTGAGTGACCGGGGCATGCGTGTGCGCCAGCGCCAAACGTCCACGGGCGGCCATCGATATCGGGGCGCATCGTGCCGGCGGATGCGAGCACCACCAGCACGCCGTCGCCCGCGGAAACCCGCGCGCCACACAGCGTCGTGTCGTGCGCGATGAAGCGCCGTGTGTTCTGCACGGATGGATCCTCACGGGCCACTCGGGCGACCCAGGCGTGCATGAGGTCCAGTGCTTCAGCTGTCACGCTGTCTGGAGCATCGCCTCTCCTGACGCCTACGTCCGACGAACCCACGTCTTCACGGGCCAGCCTCAGCAGCGTGTTGCCAGCCAACCCTGCCGTGGCCTCACAGGTCTGGACCAGCAGGCCAGCCGCGTTGGCTGCCACGGCTTCTGGCGGGATACCGGCGGCAGCGGCCGACTGGCGCAGCGCGAAGAGCGGACTGTCATCGGGTACGGGCAGCTCGGCCCAGCGCATCAGCGCTTGCGCGGCTTGTGCACCACGCGCTGCATCCTCGGCGCTGGCCAAAGGCGATTGTGCGGTCGCATAGGTCGCCACCTGGGCGGCGATGCCGTCAGGGTCCAGCGAGGACTCGACTGGGAGCCCGAGCAAC
This window encodes:
- a CDS encoding cytochrome P450: MFPADPIAAVTHPDPYPYYRHLAATRSFYRDTALGLWVAAGPDAVAEVLRHPACRVRPAAQPVPPALVNTAAGALFGRLVRMNDGPAHAPLKGMLATELAAVDLPTARRHALWLTSRLPCEATSPGETVNAWLRTIPVLTVGTLLGLPVESSLDPDGIAAQVATYATAQSPLASAEDAARGAQAAQALMRWAELPVPDDSPLFALRQSAAAAGIPPEAVAANAAGLLVQTCEATAGLAGNTLLRLAREDVGSSDVGVRRGDAPDSVTAEALDLMHAWVARVAREDPSVQNTRRFIAHDTTLCGARVSAGDGVLVVLASAGTMRPDIDGRPWTFGAGAHACPGHSLAQALASATVTALLARGIQPAALAQRFSYRPSVNARMPRFG
- a CDS encoding antibiotic biosynthesis monooxygenase — protein: MIAVIFEVEPAPGRQDSYLDLGAQLLPTLRQIDGFVSVERFQSLTNPGKLLSLSFFRDEAAVLAWRNSVAHREAQANGRDGVFAGYRLRVAQVLRDYGMHERTEAPTDSRSIHDASAQGT
- a CDS encoding HPF/RaiA family ribosome-associated protein, encoding MRIEIRARHFTLTETLRTHVERRARFAMGRLSDRVREVTVRLEDINGPRGGVDKVAKVTVRLEHGGQLASEAMDASYAAAVDRALERAGHAVSKALGRTHRQDSASVRTGPWAAEELPHPV
- a CDS encoding TlpA family protein disulfide reductase, producing the protein MQTAGTGALERVRAAWARARQRWWVRWGVDLALVALVITAVAAWQTRHLPGAGTQAPDFTLTSLSGETVSLASLRGKPVVLAFWAPWCGVCGAESSNLSQLRRLAGDSAHVVSVALAYDDVAAVRRFTQEHAVDYPVLLGDDSLQEAWRVNMFPTVFFLSPEGRIERSVVGYTTLLGLSWRWML